In Alteromonas mediterranea DE, a single genomic region encodes these proteins:
- the hutU gene encoding urocanate hydratase encodes MKRLDPTREIRAPRGAVLNTKSWQTEAPLRMLMNNLDPEVAEHPQNLVVYGGIGRAARDWASYDKIVEVLKRLNTDETLLIQSGKPVGVFPTHENAPRVLIANSNLVPHWANWEQFNALDKEGLMMYGQMTAGSWIYIGSQGIVQGTYETFVSVAKAHFNGVAKGRWILTGGLGGMGGAQPLAATMAGFSMLAVEVDETRIDFRIRTGYLDKKAHSLDEAMTMLEEAKKADKPVSIGLLGNAAEVFPAMLAQGIIPDVVTDQTSAHDPLNGYIPVGWSLDQAQAQRFKDEACVIKQAKQSMALQVKAMLGFQQAGAATLDYGNNIRQMALEEGVEHAFDFPGFVPAYIRPLFCQGIGPFRWAALSGDPDDIYKTDEKVKELIPDNPHLHNWLDMAKARIQFQGLPARICWVGLGERQKLGLAFNEMVRTGELSAPVVIGRDHLDSGSVASPNRETEAMLDGSDAVSDWPLLNALLNTAGGATWVSLHHGGGVGMGFSQHSGVVILCDGTDEAAARIARVLHNDPATGVMRHADAGYDIAKQCAKKHGLDLPMVNGQKTRNREA; translated from the coding sequence ATGAAACGCCTTGACCCTACAAGAGAAATACGTGCCCCAAGAGGCGCCGTGCTCAATACAAAAAGTTGGCAAACTGAAGCGCCCCTTCGCATGCTCATGAATAACCTAGACCCAGAGGTGGCAGAGCATCCGCAAAACTTAGTGGTGTACGGTGGCATTGGCAGAGCTGCGCGTGATTGGGCATCTTACGACAAAATTGTTGAAGTGCTTAAGCGATTAAATACTGATGAAACCTTACTTATTCAATCAGGTAAACCCGTTGGGGTTTTTCCTACTCATGAAAACGCGCCCCGAGTACTTATTGCTAACTCTAACCTTGTGCCGCATTGGGCTAACTGGGAACAATTTAACGCCTTAGATAAAGAAGGCCTAATGATGTATGGGCAAATGACGGCGGGCTCGTGGATATACATTGGCTCACAAGGCATTGTTCAAGGTACTTATGAAACCTTTGTTAGCGTGGCTAAAGCCCATTTCAACGGTGTAGCAAAAGGGCGCTGGATTCTAACAGGCGGCCTTGGCGGTATGGGCGGAGCACAGCCTCTTGCCGCAACGATGGCAGGCTTTTCTATGCTGGCAGTGGAGGTAGATGAAACCCGAATAGACTTTAGAATTCGCACTGGCTATTTAGATAAGAAAGCCCATTCGTTAGATGAAGCAATGACCATGTTGGAAGAGGCCAAAAAAGCCGACAAGCCTGTATCTATCGGATTATTGGGCAATGCAGCTGAAGTATTTCCGGCTATGCTAGCGCAAGGGATCATTCCAGATGTCGTGACCGATCAAACCAGTGCTCACGACCCGCTTAACGGCTATATACCGGTAGGCTGGTCGCTAGATCAAGCGCAAGCTCAGCGTTTTAAAGATGAAGCCTGTGTGATTAAACAAGCGAAGCAGTCGATGGCGCTACAGGTAAAAGCCATGCTAGGTTTTCAGCAAGCAGGGGCGGCCACCCTCGACTATGGTAATAATATTCGGCAGATGGCGTTAGAAGAAGGTGTAGAGCACGCTTTTGACTTCCCAGGATTTGTGCCTGCTTATATTCGACCTCTTTTTTGTCAGGGCATAGGGCCATTTAGGTGGGCCGCGCTTTCGGGCGACCCCGACGATATTTATAAAACTGATGAGAAAGTTAAAGAACTCATTCCAGATAACCCTCATCTGCACAATTGGCTGGATATGGCCAAAGCACGCATTCAATTCCAAGGTCTGCCCGCGCGTATTTGCTGGGTAGGTTTAGGTGAGAGGCAAAAGCTGGGATTAGCCTTTAACGAAATGGTTCGCACTGGCGAGTTAAGCGCGCCAGTGGTGATTGGACGCGACCACTTAGACTCTGGTTCGGTGGCCTCTCCAAATCGCGAAACCGAGGCGATGTTAGACGGATCTGACGCAGTATCAGATTGGCCACTCCTCAATGCCTTGTTAAACACCGCAGGTGGGGCAACGTGGGTAAGCCTTCACCACGGCGGCGGCGTGGGTATGGGCTTCAGTCAGCATTCGGGTGTTGTGATCCTGTGTGACGGTACAGATGAAGCAGCCGCACGTATAGCGCGGGTGCTGCATAACGACCCTGCTACAGGGGTTATGCGTCACGCAGACGCAGGGTATGACATTGCTAAGCAGTGCGCAAAAAAGCATGGGCTAGATTTACCTATGGTGAATGGCCAAAAAACTCGTAATAGAGAGGCGTAA
- the hutH gene encoding histidine ammonia-lyase produces MSDSRFSSTIIDDRHSDRSTIYHVDGVKHLKLIPGTLTLDQLREVYRSPTQLSLDESAIPAINAAEQAVLNVIKENRTVYGINTGFGLLANTRINVDELELLQRSIVLSHAAGTGDFMQEDTVRLLMLLKINSLARGYSGIRLSVINALIKLFNAQVYPAIPEKGSVGASGDLAPLAHMSVVLLGEGEAFHKGKRINATEALNIAGLAPIALAPKEGLALLNGTQASTAFALQGLFYTENALYSAIGIGALTVEAALGSRVPFDARIHKVRGHKSQSDVAEAFRRLLASSEIGRSHQGCEKVQDPYSLRCQPQVMGASLQQMRYAQEILVVEANGVSDNPLVFVDSSDQTAGDILSGGNFHAETVAMAADMLAIALSEIGALSERRMSLMIDTHLSGLPPFLVENGGVNSGFMIAQVTCAALASENKTLAHPASIDSLPTSANQEDHVSMATFAARRLRDIFDNVAGILAIEWLAACQGLDFRKPLKTSEQLQVLMNLLREHVPFYDKDRYFAPDIETAKQLIKQHRLMDSTQINLLG; encoded by the coding sequence ATGTCAGATTCTCGCTTTTCTTCTACGATAATTGACGACCGACATAGTGACCGCTCTACCATCTACCACGTTGATGGCGTTAAGCATTTAAAACTCATCCCAGGCACCTTGACCCTAGACCAGCTAAGAGAAGTGTATCGAAGCCCTACACAGTTATCTTTAGATGAATCGGCAATACCTGCAATTAATGCGGCAGAACAGGCGGTACTTAACGTTATAAAAGAAAATCGCACGGTTTATGGCATAAATACCGGGTTTGGTCTGTTGGCTAACACACGTATAAACGTGGACGAACTGGAATTATTACAGCGCAGCATAGTGTTGTCGCACGCTGCGGGTACCGGTGATTTCATGCAAGAAGATACGGTACGCCTACTAATGCTGTTAAAAATAAACTCACTGGCTCGGGGTTATTCAGGTATCAGGTTAAGTGTTATTAACGCATTGATTAAACTGTTTAACGCGCAGGTGTACCCGGCTATACCTGAGAAAGGCTCGGTTGGTGCCAGTGGAGACTTAGCACCGCTAGCCCATATGAGCGTTGTGCTTTTAGGCGAGGGGGAAGCCTTTCACAAAGGTAAGCGAATTAACGCAACTGAGGCTCTTAATATTGCTGGGTTGGCACCCATTGCCCTTGCGCCAAAAGAAGGCTTGGCACTTTTAAACGGCACGCAGGCGTCGACAGCTTTCGCACTTCAGGGGTTGTTTTATACAGAAAATGCGCTCTACAGTGCCATCGGTATCGGTGCGCTAACGGTAGAGGCCGCGTTAGGTTCACGCGTACCATTTGATGCGCGCATCCATAAAGTACGCGGCCATAAAAGCCAAAGCGATGTAGCTGAGGCATTTCGACGCTTGCTTGCTAGTTCAGAGATTGGTCGTTCTCATCAAGGCTGTGAAAAAGTACAAGACCCTTATTCTCTGCGCTGTCAGCCTCAGGTCATGGGTGCGAGCTTACAGCAAATGCGATACGCTCAAGAGATTTTAGTTGTAGAGGCAAATGGGGTAAGTGATAACCCATTGGTTTTTGTTGATAGCAGCGACCAAACTGCAGGCGATATTTTATCTGGTGGGAACTTCCATGCAGAGACGGTAGCCATGGCGGCGGATATGTTAGCTATCGCTCTTTCTGAAATTGGTGCGTTATCTGAGCGAAGAATGTCGTTGATGATTGATACGCACCTAAGCGGGTTACCTCCATTTTTAGTTGAAAATGGCGGTGTAAACTCAGGGTTTATGATTGCTCAAGTTACCTGTGCGGCATTGGCTAGTGAAAATAAAACGCTGGCACATCCTGCCTCTATCGATTCACTCCCTACTTCTGCTAACCAAGAAGATCACGTTTCCATGGCGACCTTCGCGGCCAGAAGGCTTCGAGATATTTTTGATAATGTTGCAGGAATACTAGCTATTGAGTGGCTAGCAGCGTGCCAAGGACTCGATTTTCGCAAGCCTCTTAAAACAAGTGAACAGTTGCAAGTATTGATGAACTTATTAAGAGAGCATGTGCCTTTTTATGACAAAGACCGCTACTTTGCCCCCGATATTGAAACGGCGAAACAACTCATAAAGCAGCACCGCCTTATGGATAGTACCCAAATAAACTTGTTAGGCTAA
- a CDS encoding CreA family protein encodes MKINGRSISQRTKGSAAKAAALGLLVTSVFGLWGCSDSEVGDVSLGLFTTKDIKIDALQDPVVTGVTCHISSIEANLDLSDPSDSSIACRQTGPITAEMLDAIDKSDSGEVIFKKSKSVFFKNMKLRRIYDAKAKTLIYLSYSTKETSGSYKHSLSTVPLWETLAFKKPA; translated from the coding sequence ATGAAAATAAACGGACGTTCCATTAGCCAGCGCACTAAGGGCAGTGCAGCTAAAGCTGCGGCGCTAGGGTTACTAGTCACATCAGTCTTCGGACTTTGGGGGTGTAGTGACAGTGAAGTGGGTGATGTGTCGCTTGGGCTTTTTACTACGAAAGACATCAAGATTGATGCCCTTCAAGACCCAGTAGTAACAGGCGTTACCTGCCATATCTCAAGTATAGAGGCAAACTTGGACTTGTCAGACCCATCAGATAGTTCAATTGCGTGCAGACAAACAGGGCCAATTACCGCTGAAATGCTTGACGCTATTGATAAATCTGACTCGGGCGAAGTGATTTTTAAAAAGTCGAAGAGTGTGTTTTTTAAAAACATGAAACTTCGTAGAATTTATGATGCGAAAGCGAAAACACTGATTTATTTGTCTTACAGTACCAAAGAAACTTCAGGTAGTTACAAACACAGCCTGTCGACAGTCCCACTGTGGGAGACCTTAGCGTTTAAAAAACCTGCTTAA
- a CDS encoding MipA/OmpV family protein: MTLRKCFGIASLSTLLAFSATVSAQQPSGSQQPQGWMWGFGVAASQDVYTDFDNRIVPIPIIGYTGEKLRVYGPFVGYQLFQQDGFTLDAQLVPVFAGYEEDDSAVFTGMEDRDFSYAAGIGLNYNTGGWVYSLSTNADILGKFDGYQASVRVGKQFRIDQFMIEPSIGVNYQDSNYVDYYYGVRPEEATATRSKYNGDSAVNTEVRLAVSTRQFFNGMTRLELGATFFDDSISDSPLTDDDTSLSAMLVYTRFF, translated from the coding sequence ATGACTTTACGAAAGTGTTTTGGCATAGCAAGCCTATCAACCTTGCTAGCGTTTTCCGCTACTGTTTCTGCACAACAGCCATCAGGCTCACAGCAACCACAAGGCTGGATGTGGGGCTTTGGCGTTGCTGCGTCACAAGATGTTTATACCGACTTCGATAACCGTATCGTGCCTATCCCCATCATTGGCTATACAGGCGAGAAATTACGGGTTTACGGGCCTTTTGTGGGCTATCAACTCTTCCAACAAGACGGTTTTACATTGGATGCCCAACTTGTCCCTGTGTTTGCTGGTTATGAAGAAGACGACAGCGCTGTATTTACAGGCATGGAAGATAGAGACTTTAGCTACGCGGCTGGCATAGGACTTAATTACAATACCGGCGGATGGGTATACTCCCTTTCTACCAATGCTGATATTTTAGGGAAGTTCGATGGTTATCAGGCCTCAGTCCGCGTCGGGAAGCAATTTAGAATCGACCAGTTTATGATAGAACCGTCTATTGGCGTGAACTATCAAGATAGTAATTACGTTGATTACTACTATGGTGTACGCCCTGAAGAAGCCACAGCAACTCGAAGTAAATATAACGGCGATAGTGCAGTTAACACTGAGGTACGCCTTGCGGTATCGACACGCCAGTTCTTTAACGGCATGACCCGCCTGGAACTAGGGGCAACCTTTTTTGATGACAGTATTAGCGACAGCCCGCTTACCGACGATGATACGTCGTTGAGCGCGATGCTCGTTTATACCCGCTTTTTCTAA
- a CDS encoding sulfotransferase family 2 domain-containing protein has protein sequence MLLSHSKQFLFVHIAKTGGTSVRAALSRYRWGHRYALAQFICNKMSQFTDHKIASRFPRHSRIIAAKEMLPETYFNQLFKFAVVRNPWDLQVSSFHHIKRERPAVMQGYNDFGHI, from the coding sequence GTGCTTTTATCACATAGTAAGCAGTTTTTATTTGTACATATTGCTAAAACCGGTGGCACCAGCGTTCGCGCTGCACTATCGAGGTATCGATGGGGGCACCGTTATGCACTGGCTCAGTTTATTTGCAATAAAATGAGCCAATTTACCGACCATAAAATTGCAAGTCGCTTCCCACGACACTCTCGTATCATTGCGGCGAAAGAGATGCTGCCAGAAACGTATTTCAATCAACTATTTAAGTTTGCTGTTGTAAGAAATCCATGGGACCTACAAGTGAGCTCTTTTCATCATATCAAGCGGGAACGTCCTGCTGTAATGCAGGGCTATAATGACTTTGGGCACATATGA
- a CDS encoding ABC-F family ATPase, which translates to MITTANITMQFGSKPLFENISAKFGNGNRYGLIGANGCGKSTFMKILSGKLTPSAGNVSMAPGTKLGILSQDQFAFEEFSVVDTVIMGDRELWEVKQERDAIYSKAEMSEEDGMRVADLETQFAEMDGYTAEARAGEILTSAGIDENYHFGLMKEVAPGKKVRVLLAQALFAEPDILLLDEPTNNLDIYTISWLAEELNKRKSTMLIISHDRHFLNSVCTHMADIDYGELRIYPGNYDDYIQAAMLVQEQLHAENAKKSAEIEELQSFVARFSANASKAKQATSRARRLEKIELAEVKASSRRKPYIVFKQHKKLHRLAITLEKLGHSYPDLPLFDDANLLLEAGQRLAIIGENGAGKTTLLKCLVNDIEPTAGSYKWAENAAIGYIPQDNAKYFAEDITMFEWMSQWRSPKHDDLQIKGMLGRLLFTSDDFNKRVQVCSGGEKNRLLFGKLMLEDINVLVMDEPTNHMDMESIEALNNALYKFDGTVIFVSHDREFVSSLATQVIEIKDKKLNHFDGNYEEFLAHREGA; encoded by the coding sequence TTGATTACCACCGCAAATATCACCATGCAGTTTGGCTCTAAGCCATTATTTGAAAATATTTCCGCAAAATTCGGCAACGGAAACCGATACGGCCTAATTGGCGCAAATGGTTGTGGTAAGTCGACCTTTATGAAAATTTTAAGCGGTAAACTTACGCCTTCCGCAGGTAACGTCTCTATGGCACCGGGCACAAAACTCGGTATCTTGAGTCAGGATCAGTTTGCGTTTGAAGAATTCAGCGTCGTAGATACGGTAATAATGGGTGATCGTGAATTGTGGGAAGTAAAGCAAGAGCGCGACGCCATATACAGTAAAGCTGAAATGAGCGAAGAAGACGGTATGCGTGTAGCAGACCTAGAAACCCAGTTTGCTGAAATGGACGGTTACACAGCCGAAGCACGTGCTGGGGAAATATTAACGTCTGCAGGCATCGACGAAAACTATCACTTTGGCTTAATGAAAGAAGTGGCCCCGGGTAAAAAAGTGCGTGTGCTTTTAGCCCAAGCGCTATTCGCTGAACCGGATATTCTTCTACTTGATGAACCTACCAACAACTTGGACATCTACACCATCAGCTGGCTTGCAGAAGAGCTAAATAAACGTAAGTCCACCATGCTTATTATTTCGCATGACAGACATTTTCTTAACTCTGTTTGCACACACATGGCTGATATCGACTACGGTGAACTACGTATTTACCCAGGTAACTACGACGACTATATTCAAGCTGCCATGCTGGTTCAAGAGCAGCTTCATGCAGAAAATGCGAAAAAATCAGCCGAAATTGAAGAGCTTCAAAGCTTTGTTGCCCGCTTCTCGGCAAACGCATCTAAAGCTAAACAGGCAACCTCTCGTGCCCGTCGCCTTGAAAAGATTGAACTTGCTGAAGTTAAAGCCTCTAGCCGTCGTAAGCCTTACATCGTTTTCAAGCAACACAAAAAGCTTCACAGACTAGCCATTACCCTTGAGAAGCTAGGGCATAGCTACCCAGACCTGCCGTTATTTGACGATGCGAACCTGCTTCTTGAAGCCGGTCAGCGCTTAGCGATCATCGGTGAAAACGGGGCAGGTAAAACCACACTATTAAAGTGTTTGGTTAACGATATTGAGCCCACAGCCGGCAGTTATAAATGGGCTGAAAACGCGGCTATCGGCTATATCCCACAGGACAACGCCAAGTATTTTGCTGAAGATATCACTATGTTCGAGTGGATGAGCCAGTGGCGCAGCCCTAAACATGACGACCTTCAAATTAAAGGCATGTTAGGGCGTCTGTTGTTTACGTCTGACGACTTTAACAAGCGCGTTCAGGTATGTTCAGGGGGTGAAAAGAACCGTTTGTTATTCGGTAAGCTTATGCTTGAAGATATTAACGTTTTAGTAATGGATGAACCGACTAACCACATGGATATGGAGTCGATTGAAGCGTTAAATAATGCACTTTATAAGTTCGACGGCACCGTTATTTTTGTAAGTCACGACCGTGAGTTCGTATCATCACTGGCTACGCAAGTCATTGAAATTAAGGATAAGAAACTTAATCACTTCGATGGCAACTACGAAGAGTTTTTAGCGCATAGAGAAGGCGCGTAG
- a CDS encoding PA2779 family protein, producing the protein MKLLKTIVISCFSATVIMSGSVHAEAISSDSVMQTQMAQYNKQQLIDMVNRSDVQSKLVSLGVDSNDAIARINAMTDSEIAQLNDEINQAPAGGIVGAVLTVLAVIAILDLAGVTDVYPFIRPISN; encoded by the coding sequence ATGAAGCTTTTGAAAACCATTGTTATAAGTTGCTTTTCTGCAACGGTTATTATGTCTGGAAGTGTGCACGCCGAAGCGATAAGTTCTGATAGTGTAATGCAAACCCAAATGGCTCAGTACAATAAGCAGCAGCTTATTGATATGGTTAATCGTTCAGACGTACAAAGCAAGCTGGTTAGCTTAGGCGTTGATAGCAATGACGCAATTGCCAGAATTAACGCTATGACCGACAGCGAAATTGCACAACTGAACGACGAAATCAATCAAGCGCCAGCAGGCGGTATTGTGGGTGCGGTACTTACCGTTTTAGCGGTTATTGCCATTTTAGACCTTGCAGGCGTAACAGATGTTTATCCGTTTATTCGCCCTATAAGCAACTAA
- a CDS encoding PA2778 family cysteine peptidase: MNAIFKRACFLAGFSLLLLLTGCQATPQADQLRQAGLASLPQSHTIQSVPFTPQEQFYCGPTTLSEVFGYYGKSVSPSDIAPKLFIPNKEGSLQLEMVSATRQYGFLPYTERGTLSSVMQFVKDDIPVVVFQNLSIQLLPQWHYAVVIGFDSEKGTVTLHTGLTPNHEMSLELFERTWGRGNYWYLAPVPPRVTSSQMTPFTYVSAAYDMLKVGDKQQALAFLETASQTWPEYWLSYFLIANYYLEENDSQAITWFEKGYDVGQQQQAYIHNYIVGLRQNNLRDQANKILKQGLKRFPDNEDLIKLKE; encoded by the coding sequence ATGAATGCCATATTTAAAAGAGCCTGCTTTTTAGCAGGCTTTTCTCTGTTACTTTTACTGACTGGCTGTCAGGCCACACCACAAGCAGACCAACTGCGACAAGCAGGCCTTGCTTCTTTGCCACAGTCGCACACTATTCAATCTGTGCCTTTTACTCCCCAAGAGCAGTTCTACTGCGGGCCTACTACGCTCTCCGAAGTGTTTGGCTATTATGGAAAAAGTGTCTCTCCTTCTGATATAGCGCCTAAGTTATTTATTCCAAATAAAGAGGGTAGCCTTCAGTTAGAAATGGTGAGTGCCACCCGTCAGTACGGCTTTTTGCCGTATACCGAGCGAGGAACGCTCTCTTCTGTGATGCAGTTTGTTAAAGACGATATACCAGTAGTGGTTTTTCAAAACTTATCTATTCAGCTTTTGCCACAATGGCATTATGCCGTCGTGATTGGGTTTGATAGCGAGAAAGGAACCGTGACACTGCACACGGGGCTTACGCCAAATCATGAGATGTCGCTAGAACTCTTTGAGCGAACCTGGGGAAGAGGAAATTATTGGTATCTTGCCCCCGTTCCGCCGCGCGTTACCTCATCACAAATGACACCATTCACTTATGTGAGTGCTGCCTATGACATGCTCAAAGTAGGCGATAAGCAGCAAGCATTAGCGTTTTTAGAAACCGCTTCGCAAACATGGCCGGAATATTGGCTAAGCTATTTTCTCATTGCTAATTACTATCTGGAAGAGAACGACAGTCAAGCGATAACATGGTTTGAAAAAGGTTATGATGTAGGCCAGCAACAGCAAGCATATATACACAATTATATCGTTGGGCTAAGACAAAATAACTTGCGCGACCAAGCGAACAAAATTCTTAAACAGGGGCTTAAGCGCTTTCCCGACAACGAGGATCTTATAAAGCTAAAAGAGTAA
- a CDS encoding mechanosensitive ion channel family protein: MASTNLFENEQAIAIAALVGVVIVLFIIKRLILVRLKAKARSEKSSMSDIYRVLVLSLNAPLNLLIWVIFLQLVKSIFSVFSIEDEVAIKALGIVIEAGVIITVFLFFERFVNYTLKRYRDQSTIVKNTSAIAGGAVRAVFAVLAILIILSTMGVSVTPIVASLGITSLAVALALQPTLENFFSGIQLVMDKPIRIGDFIELDSGEQGFVEKIGWRSTWVRMLPNNIVIMPNSKLSNSKLINYYYPERELSVPVDVGVHYSSDLEHVEKVCLDVANCILEQHEYGVETYQPFVIFHTFDNSSINLTVMLRTREYFNRFFIKSAFIKMLKKRFDEEGIVIPFPITALNVEQEGAASALYNQRHQSQPSEQYQEKPPRQT; encoded by the coding sequence GTGGCCAGTACAAACCTTTTTGAAAATGAGCAGGCAATAGCAATAGCAGCACTTGTGGGTGTGGTTATTGTGCTTTTCATCATTAAACGTCTTATTTTGGTGCGCTTAAAGGCAAAAGCGCGTTCTGAAAAAAGCAGTATGTCTGATATTTATCGGGTACTCGTGCTCTCGTTAAATGCCCCTTTAAATTTACTGATTTGGGTTATTTTTCTTCAACTGGTAAAAAGTATCTTTTCGGTATTTAGCATTGAAGATGAGGTCGCTATAAAGGCACTCGGCATTGTTATTGAAGCAGGGGTAATCATCACTGTATTTCTCTTTTTCGAGCGCTTTGTCAATTACACCTTAAAGCGCTACCGAGACCAATCAACGATAGTTAAAAACACAAGCGCGATAGCGGGTGGTGCGGTACGGGCCGTATTCGCAGTATTAGCCATACTTATTATTTTAAGTACGATGGGGGTTTCGGTTACGCCTATCGTAGCTTCGCTGGGTATCACCTCTTTAGCGGTAGCATTAGCACTTCAGCCCACCTTAGAAAACTTCTTTTCAGGTATTCAGTTGGTGATGGATAAGCCTATCCGGATAGGGGATTTCATAGAGTTAGATTCAGGTGAGCAAGGGTTTGTCGAGAAAATTGGCTGGCGCTCTACATGGGTTAGAATGCTGCCCAACAACATCGTCATTATGCCAAACAGTAAATTATCTAACTCAAAGCTTATTAACTATTACTATCCAGAGCGGGAGCTGTCGGTACCTGTAGATGTGGGGGTACATTACAGTTCAGACCTAGAACACGTTGAAAAAGTCTGCTTAGACGTTGCCAACTGCATATTAGAACAGCACGAGTACGGCGTTGAGACTTATCAACCGTTCGTTATATTTCACACCTTCGACAATTCAAGCATTAATTTAACGGTGATGCTGAGAACCCGAGAGTACTTCAATCGGTTCTTTATAAAAAGCGCGTTTATAAAGATGCTTAAAAAGCGTTTTGACGAAGAGGGTATCGTGATCCCGTTCCCTATTACTGCACTAAATGTTGAGCAAGAAGGGGCGGCGAGTGCGCTTTACAACCAGCGACACCAAAGTCAGCCTTCAGAGCAATATCAGGAAAAGCCGCCACGGCAAACGTAG
- a CDS encoding outer membrane beta-barrel protein, whose protein sequence is MKRTIIAGIFGALSLNAFAASPSYDFVKAGYVQADIEDAGDFEPTGFQIQGFKALNENVYLTGRYGQLSEDVSGGDIDLDYVSAGIGYRYGLTANTDFFGEVTYEYVDVDLDSSVISGDADDNGYGITAGVRSMLSEQFELRGAIRYIDIEEDETAFEIGADYFFTPQFSFGATYVIADDVDLLGVSARYTF, encoded by the coding sequence ATGAAACGTACCATTATCGCCGGTATTTTTGGCGCACTTTCTTTAAATGCATTCGCAGCTTCGCCTTCTTATGACTTCGTTAAAGCTGGTTATGTACAAGCAGATATTGAAGACGCTGGTGATTTCGAGCCAACGGGCTTTCAAATTCAAGGCTTTAAAGCACTAAATGAAAATGTGTACCTAACGGGTCGTTACGGTCAGTTAAGTGAAGATGTATCTGGTGGTGATATCGATTTAGACTATGTGTCTGCGGGTATCGGCTACCGCTACGGCCTAACCGCTAATACAGACTTTTTTGGTGAAGTCACTTACGAATATGTAGATGTTGATCTCGATTCTAGCGTCATTTCTGGTGACGCGGACGACAACGGCTATGGCATCACTGCCGGTGTTCGCTCAATGCTGTCTGAGCAGTTTGAGCTTCGCGGTGCTATTCGCTATATCGACATTGAAGAAGATGAAACTGCCTTTGAAATTGGCGCAGACTACTTCTTTACGCCGCAGTTTTCATTCGGTGCGACCTATGTGATCGCTGATGATGTTGACCTACTAGGTGTGTCGGCGCGCTACACGTTCTAA